The genomic interval ACACGGGGCGCGCGCTCAGGCACGGTCCACCCCCAGGAGCCGGTCGACCGCCTCCCGCAGGTCGGTCGCCACCTCGGGCGCGTCACGGACCTCCTCCGGTCGTGTGGCGCCCGTGGGGACCAGGACCGACCGGGCCCCGGCCGCGCGGGCTGCGAGGACGTCGCTGCCGATGTCGCCGATGACCACGCACTCCTCGGGGCGCACGCCGAGGCGGCCGGCCGCCGCCTGCACCATCCCCGGCGCGGGCTTGCGACAGGCGCACTGCTCGTCCGGGCCGTGCGGGCACACCTGCCAGGTGTCGAACGGGCCCAGCAGCCGGTCGACCCGCCGGTTCACGGCCGCCACGTCCTCGGGCCGCAGCAGCCCGCGCGCCACCCCGGACTGGTTGGTGACCACTCCGATGCGTATGCCGTGCCGGCGCAGCGTGCGCACGGCATACGTGGCGCTGGCGACGGGCTCGACGCGATCGGGGTCGCCGTTGTACGGGACGTCGTGGACGAGGGTGCCGTCCCGGTCGAAGAGGACGGCGCGCGCCGCTGGGGGCCACGGCGCGGCGCCGCGGTGCCGCCACCAGCCGCCCACGCGGTGGCGCACGGCGGCGAAGGGGATCACGGCGCTCGTCCAGAGCATCGTCGACACCTCGGCCCGGGTCCTCGGTCCCGGCGCGATCCGGCGCCAGGCGAAGTCGGCCCACAGGGCGACCGTGCTGGCCGCCGCACCCGCGGCGAGCGCACCGGCTCGGCCACCCGCCGGGCGTCCTCGGCCCGCCACGGCGACCGTTCCCGCGGCGGCGGCGGTGGCCGCCGCTGCGACGGTCGCGACGTGCCAGGGAAGACGTCCGCGACCGGCCTCGGCGGCGTGCCGCCAGCCGGGACCGTGCAGCCGCCGCATGAGGGCGTCGTCGGCGTTGCCGCGCTGGACCCGGACGCTCACACGGGGGTCCTCGGCACGGACCGCGTGGGTGACCAGACGAGACCCGGTGGTGAGCCGCCACCCTGCCCCGCGCACGCGCAGGGCCAGGTCGGCGTCCTCGCGGTACGCGCGCGGGAAGCGCTCGTCGAAGCCGTGCACCCCGAGCAGCGCCTCGCGGCGGTACGCCATGTCGGCCGTCGCCCACCGGGCGTCCTGCAGGCCGGCGGTCGAGCGTTCCCAGTCCGTGGGCTTGCGGTCAGGCGGCAGCGGCACCCGCAGCCGTCCCTGGACGGCGCCGACGTCCGGCTCGGCCTCACCGAGGTCGGCGGCGAGCCGGGTGCTCCAGTCGAGCGGCAGCTCGACGTCGTCGTCGAGGAACGCCACCCAGGGCGCCTCCACCACGCGCCAGCCGAGGTTGCGCGCGGCTGCCGGCCCGCGGCCGAAGCCCCGCAGGACCCGCACCCCCGCCAGCCCCGCGGGCACGACGGCCGACAGGTCGCTCACGTCGTCCGCGCCGGGGGCAGTGCGCCGGTCGTCCACCACGACGACCTCGGCGGGTGCCGGACCCTCCTGGGCTGCGAGCGACTCGAGCAGCGTGTGCAGGCTCTGTCGGCCGACGGTCGGGACGACGACGGCGTATGCCGGGAGAGCCCGGTGTGCGTGCGTCACCGGGTGTTCCCGGTGGCCAGGCCGGTGCGCCGCACGAGGTGCGGGCCGAGCACGAGGGCGTCGACGGGGGCGGAGCCGAAGAGCTCCAGCGCCTCGCGCGGGGTGTCGACCATGGGGCGGCCGGCGGTGTTGAGGCTCGTGTTCACGACGACGGGCAGGCCCGTGCGCTGCTCGAAGGCGCGCAGCAGGGCGGCGACGTGCGGCGTGGTGTCGTCGTCGACGGTCTGGATGCGGGCCGTGCCGTCGACGTGGACGACGGCAGGAATCCGGTCCCGCCACTGCTCCGCGACGCGGTGGACGAAGAGCATGTACGGACTGGGGACCGGCCCCTGGTCGAAGAGCTCGCTCGCGCGCTCGGCGAGCACCATGGGCGCGACCGGCCGGAACTGCTCGCGGCCCTTGACGTCGTTGAGCCGCTCGAGGTTCGTGGCGAAGCCGGGGTGGGCCATGAGCGAGCGGTGGCCCAGCGCGCGCGGGCCGTACTCGCTGCGTCCGTCGAACCACGCCACGACGCCGTTGGCGGCCAGCACGTCGGCGACCTCGCCGGCGAGGTCGGCAGGCGTCGTGAAGGGCAGGGCGGCACGTCGCAGCTCCGCGGCGAGGTCCTCGTGGGAGAAACCGCGCCCGAGGGCGGCGGTGTGCATGGGCGTGGCGAGGGTACCGTCGTCGGCGGCGACCTGCAGGGCGGCGCCGAGGGCCGTCCCGGCGTCGCCCGCGGCCGGCTGCACCCAGACCT from Phycicoccus sp. M110.8 carries:
- a CDS encoding HAD-IIIA family hydrolase is translated as MTHAHRALPAYAVVVPTVGRQSLHTLLESLAAQEGPAPAEVVVVDDRRTAPGADDVSDLSAVVPAGLAGVRVLRGFGRGPAAARNLGWRVVEAPWVAFLDDDVELPLDWSTRLAADLGEAEPDVGAVQGRLRVPLPPDRKPTDWERSTAGLQDARWATADMAYRREALLGVHGFDERFPRAYREDADLALRVRGAGWRLTTGSRLVTHAVRAEDPRVSVRVQRGNADDALMRRLHGPGWRHAAEAGRGRLPWHVATVAAAATAAAAGTVAVAGRGRPAGGRAGALAAGAAASTVALWADFAWRRIAPGPRTRAEVSTMLWTSAVIPFAAVRHRVGGWWRHRGAAPWPPAARAVLFDRDGTLVHDVPYNGDPDRVEPVASATYAVRTLRRHGIRIGVVTNQSGVARGLLRPEDVAAVNRRVDRLLGPFDTWQVCPHGPDEQCACRKPAPGMVQAAAGRLGVRPEECVVIGDIGSDVLAARAAGARSVLVPTGATRPEEVRDAPEVATDLREAVDRLLGVDRA